The Aspergillus fumigatus Af293 chromosome 5, whole genome shotgun sequence nucleotide sequence GACAATCGTCGAGGTAGTGGTGACCGTCGATGTGCGAATCGAAGCCGTCGACGGGATATAGTACGTGTAAAACGTCACCCAGTACGTCCTGTTTCAGTCAGTCACTtatcccccccccctttattttattttattttattttattttaaGCGGCGAAGGGGTCATACCAGGTCACTGTCCATGAATACCATCTGTACTTTACCGCGGTATAGGTCGTCGTATCGTACGTCGTGGTATACTCTTTCTCCGTGTAATAGTTCACGGTGTCCTCCTTGGAGCAATCCCCATTGGGACAGCAGCCCAGTTTCCCGTTGACGGTCATGCATCGCTCGCCGGAGGGACAGTACCCCTGGACGCCGCAGCAGTCTGCGCCACGGGGCATGCACCCGGTTCCGCAGCAACTCTCGCCAGAGTTGCAGAAGTAGCTGCCGCAGCAGACGTCGCTGAGGGACCAGACGCAGAGCCCATTCTCGCAGCAGATATTGGTGGAGCAGGTTGATGGACAAGTCCAGCGCTTGGCCAGCGGATCGGATACGATGTCCGTTGTGAGTTCGGAGACGAgggtgttgttgttgggaATGCGGACTGGGTGGAGGGGATTCAGGGCGAGTGCCCCAGACACGACGAGGAGTATGGACAATGGCCTCATTTTGGCTGCAAGGGTATGTCCGTTGcagagcagaagagaaactgcGGAGAAAGGGCTGAGAATGGGAGCTAGGGTTGTTATTCATGTTTATAGGCGGTTGAGCCTCAGCGGTCTAGTTGCAGCCATGCAGATTGTTTGATGGACATCCAGCCTCTTGCATGTAAACGCTCAGCTGATTGGCTCTACGGATCAGCTATACGAGATCCTTCAGGGTCAAGTAGCACAATGATCACGCTGGACCAATGGTAATTCGCTGAAGATCGTATTTAAGGTGCAGCTAGACGGTGGAGACAACAGATCGGCAGTGCAAGGCTGTCGGGTAGACATTCAAATGTCGAAATAGCATCAGAGAGCAATTCTCGGGAGCTAAGGTAGAATTTGTAGTCATAGATACTATAGATACTTTAAGTTAGACTGCATCTGCTGTTGAATTGCTTCATGGCGTGCTATCCAGGACTAACCCTATATTAGTCTACCTATATCCAAGCGTTCAGCTCTATGCACCAAGCAAAGCAAGCGACAATATGTATACCACAATACCACAACTCTAACCTATTATGGTAATATTAATGGCCTTTTCGGCTAGAACCATGAGTGTTGCATCATGACAGTGGCTTTTGATTTCCGCATTCGGCCGTGGAGCCAGAGCCGCGGTATGACGACACAAGTCAGGCCACAAGGAGAACTCAGATCATACAACGCAAATTTGCTGTCTAATGGCTCACTGATCAACTCTTGCCTTCACAGAATCATCCCAACCGGATACAAAATGTCCGGTCCTTCGTCACGAGCGACGTCTCTGTTCTCCTCATACCCATCCACCCCGGTCCCTAGTATGGTCTCTCGCGACCCCGATTCCCTCGATGCCTGGATTCTGGGGAGCGGGATTGCCTCGTTAACCGCGGCCGTACACCTCATCCGAGAAGCCAAGGTGCCTCCGTCACGAATCCACATCCTCGAAACACTGAGCGAGCCAGGCGCGGGATCAGTGAGTAAGGGCGACGCCGAGTCGGGCTACCACTTTCGCGCGGAATGTATGCCTCAGTTCTGCGGCAATCGAATGGAGGAATTACTCGCGCTGGTGCCGTCGGAGCGGCCCGGGAAAACCGTCTGGGACGATATCCGGGAGTACTTTGAAGAACATGTGTCGAAGAAGGCCTCGCGGACGAGGTTCCTGGCTCGGCAGAAGAACGGTCTGGAGCGGATCGGACGACGGAGACTCCATCTGGGGGTCAAGGATCGGATGGATCTGTTCCGGCTGTCGTCCAGGGCGGAGGATGGGCTGGGCCGGTCCCGCATTCAAGACCATTTCTCCGAGGGGTTCTTcaggacggagtactggCTGGTGCCGTCGACGCTGTAGGTTCTGCATGGATTCCCAAAGGAGTCAGGATGTTGACTACGATACCACGCTAGGTTTGGTTTCCGGCCCTGTCACAGTGCCGTCGAGTTCCGCCGTCTCATCCAGCATTTCCCGCATGATATCCAGACGCATCATCCTCACCCCCTGGACCGACTCCGCTTCAACCTGCATGAGTCTGTTGTCGCCCCGGTGGCGCGCTTCCTACAGGCACAGGGGGTTGACTTTCGCTTCAACACGACCACGACTGATATCATCGTCGAGCCCGCACAGGAGCCTACTCGCGTGACAACCCTGCGGACCGTATACAAACGCGAGCGCGAGGTCACCATTGATCTGGGCCCGCAAGATATCATAATTGTTTCTTTGGGATCTGTCTTGTCCGGTGCTTCCTACGGGTCAAACACAAAGCCGCCCTCGCtagagatgatggagatcgAGAAAGACCTCGACGACAACTGGCTGCTGTGGCTGGAGCTGGCAAGCAAGCATCCCAAATTCGGCAACGCATACAACTTTTGTACGCGACTGCGGGAGTCCCGGGTGGCATACTTTACCGTCACCGCCAAGAATCCCGCTGTGTTCGAGAAGATGCTCGCGATCATCGGCGATGACCCTGCAACGGGCTCGTTAGTCACTCTGAGAGATAGCAACTGGCTGATCACGTTGAATATGCCCCGGCAACCGCTGTTCCCGGATCAACCGGACGGAGTGCGAGTCTTCTGGGGCTATGCTCTTGAGCCAGAGAACCACGGGGATTTCGTCAAGAAACAGATGCTCTCCTGCTCAGGCGAGGAAATGCTGACGGAGGTTCTGCATCAGCTGGATCTCCCCGTCGACGAAATCCTGCCTCAGACCATCACCGTGCCATGTGTGATGCCGCGATTGACGGCCGTCTTACTCCCGAGGAGTAACGGGGACCGGCCGCAGGTGGTTCCCCCCGGAATGTCCAACATGGGCCTCATCGGGCAGTTTGTCGATATCCCCGACGAGATGGTCACCATGGACTATATGGTGCGAGGAGCGCAGATGGCAGTGCACCAGCTGATGGGgctggagagggagatgaagaagtcgaagaagggATCTACGGTGAGTTTGCTGGGGTTTCCGAAGGACTAGTAAGTCTCCAGAATGTAGGTCTCCACAATGCATAGTATAATTCGCTAGGCCAGAAATAAGCCGTATACAACAGTATCGCATGAGACAGTGGATCTCCTGATGGTCAGTCCTAATTCCTTGTGATTGGACCGGGCCAAGTGCGGTTACCGAGTGTCAGATGCCTCGGTCCGTTGGTGATACTTAAGTTAAGCCTTTAGTCCCCGCAGCATCCCCAGACACTCTTTCTGTAACCAATTTCCCTGCATTGCGACAAGCCATTGATAGACATGATGGATCCAGCAACTTCATCGCAGCCTGCCACTGCGGACCGGGGCTCCTTCACCACGCCGGAGCCGCTGCAAAATACATATACAACCGATGCCAATCTCCATCGGCTGCTTTCATGTGAGTGATGTGATTCTGCAACAGATGAGAAATACAAACTGCTGACGTCCAAGGGTACCTTCCATCATCGACCTATCAATCCATTCAGTCCAACCTCACGCAGCTCGGCGAGGAAGCCATCTCGCCTCAAATCCGCGAATGGAGCGCCGACGCCGAGCGCCACCAGCCGTACGTCAAGGGATATAACGTCTGGGGCCAGCGATACGACTATGACCGGTTGGTCACGAGCGAGGGCTGGAAGCAGCTGAGCCGATGGGGAGCTCGACATGGGTACTGGCGCTGTGTCTTGTCTTACGTGCAGGACTAACGAAAGCAGGGTGGTGGCATTAGGCTACGATCCGAGCTACGGCGCCTCCCGCCGTCTCGTCCAATATACCGTCAATTATCTGTACGGGCCTTCGTCAGGGCTGACCTCCTGCCCCGTCGCCATGACCGACGGCGCCGCACTGATCCTCTCCCAGCAACTCCAGCAACACGCCTTCCCGGAAGACCATCCTTTCCGGGTCGTCTTCAACCGTCTCACCTCCCGCAACGAAGACTTTTGGACCTCAGGCCAATGGATGACCGAACGCGCCGGCGGCAGCGACGTCCAAAACACCGAAACGTGGGCCACCCACGACCCTGTCCCGGCCTCCTCCACagccagcaacaacaatATCACCAACAACAACCCGCTCGGCACCCTCGGAGAAGGCGAGTACAGCATCAGCGGCTTCAaattcttctcctccgcaaccGACGCCAACgtcaccctcctcctcgccaagaCCGCCCCCTCGGGAAAACTCAGCACCTTCCTCGCGCCCCTCCGGCGCACCATCACCGGCCCCAACCAAGCCCCCCGCGAAGTCACCAACGGGGTCCGCATCCACCGCCTCAAGAACAAGCTCGGGACCAAGGAGCTCCCCACcgccgagctggagctgcgggATATGCGCGCGCACCTCGTCGGGCCGCGCGACAAGGGCGTCGCGACGATCGCGCCGCTGCTGAACGTGACCCGCACGCACACCTTCATCGGCTCGCTGGGTGCGTGGCGCCGGGCGCTGAGCATCGCCCGGGCGTTCTCCCGCGCGCGCAGCACGGTCGGCGAGCCGCTGTGGTTGATTCCGATGCATCTACGCTTGctggcggaggtggaggtgcGGCAGCGGGCGGCGATGCAGCTGGGGTTCTTCACGGTGGCCGTGATGGGTGTGGTTGAGAACCCCGGGGACCCTGGAGCAGCCGTGCCGGCGCATGTGCCCAACGGGGCTGACGCGACCGTGGTCTTCCGGGCGTTGACGGCTGTGTCCAAGGCGGTGATCAGCAAGATGGCGATTGTGGGGATCCAGGAGTGCCAGGAGGCGATGGGAGGGGTCGGGTATATGGATGAGCCGGACGAGCCCGAGTTCAATGTCTCGCGGCTGCTGCGAAATACCGCGGTCAATAGCATCTGGGAGGGGACGACGAATGTGCTGGCGAGTGAGATGGTCCGGTTTCTGCTGGCGAGGGAGAACTTCGCGGTGTTTGCTGCGTGGGTGGAGCGGGTGTTGGGCATGATCCGGGGGGAGAGGGTGGCGCACGCACTGGGGATGGCCTGGACGGCGTTCAAGGGCAAGGCGGCCCGGGAGGTGGCATCGGTTCTGGCGGATGGTCGGCGAGTCATGTTCACCCTGGCGTGGATTCTGATGGGGGCCTTGCTGGCGCTGGATGCCGAGCGCGATGGGGATGCGGTGGCGGCCGAGGTGGCTCGTCGGTGGGTTCTGGCCGGCGAAGGAGGCGTCGGCGACACGGTGCACAGGGATATTGTGAAGCCGTACGCGGCCGAGGCAGACGCGGACGAGAAAGATCATGCGAGATGGGACTGCCGGATTGTCTGGGGCCAGGAATTGCCTGCGATCCAGGTGGCCGGCCATCGTTCTCTGAAGACGAACAAGCTGTAGTTAGCATGCTGTTTGTTATTAGTGATACCTCATGGCACaatcatcataatcatatATGTACAGTCCATCAAATATCCAACAACCAGGACCCGCTCCAGTCAAACCCAGACCCCTCCCAGTTCTGGTCCAAGATGTCCATATACCCGTCAAACGGCATCACGTCGTGCTTTGCCGTCTCCAGAGTCGAGACCGGACGAGcaaccatcctctccccCTGGATCACCCCCCACTGCCGACACAGGCGTCGGTCAATCCCATTGAAGAAATCCACCAACCCAGGGCCCAGACTCGGCACATTTCCCTCAAACAAGGGCTGCCGCCGCACCTGCTCCGTCAGCCGGTCCAACGCCCGGATCGGGCCCACCGCCGAGCGCCAGCGCTTCGACAGCGTCTGCAGACAGAGCTTGATCGTGGACAGCTCATACTCGGCGGTTTCCTTCAGCGGCTCGTATCGGTACGCCGAAAGCAGCGATAGCCCCGCGCTGAGCCCGTACAGGGCGAAGATCGGACCGAGATACTGCAGTTGGTCCTTCTGGTGGAAAGTCTCGAAGAGACCGGCGATGCCGGACGCGGCGACGAGCGATGCCGCCGAGGGGACGCTGTTGGGGGTGGGCGAGCGGTGCAGGATGATCAGAATGGCGAGGTAGACGACGAGCAGCTGGTTGACTTCGAACTCGTGCGTCGAGGAGAGCGGGTCGGGCGGTGCGGCGGCGCGGAGCGACGGGAGGGCCTGGTTGATCCAGCGGTAGAGAGCGTTTTCGAGCTGGCTGCGGCGGTCCAGGGACAGGGTCTGGCGGAGACAGCCTTCGACGGTGTCGCCGAGCAGGAGACAGATGGTCGTGTACGCCACGAAGAGCTGGGCCTTGTCGTTCTGGATGTCAAAGTCGTCCACGCGGGGCGGGAGGACGTCGCTGTCGCGGAGGTTGATGGTCCGCGGGCGGCCGGTCCCCGCGGAGATGATGTTATCGCGGACCTTTGCGGTCAGTCAGTGCACGGCTTTTCAGTGTCGGCGGATGGGATCTGTCCATACGACCAATGCCCACCAGAGCCTCCTGCGCAGCCCCCGGTCCTTTGCATGCGCGGCCGGCTCCTTGTGCAGTCCGATCTGAAAGGCCATGGCGCCGGCCGTGCGGATCCAGAAGCCGCTCGTGTCCGTCGAGACCTTCTCCGGTCCGACGGGGTTGTACCAGTGCAGCAGGCACGCTGACACAATGGAAATCAGCGAATTGTTGCCGCTGCCGAAGAAGTAGAGCAGCTTCGCCTTGCGGTAGAAGTCTTTGCTCGAGACGTCCGCGGACGGCGCCGACACTCGACTCCCCGCGAGCAAGACGGCCTGCAACAGCAGCGGCGAGGGAGTCTCCGCGGTTAACCACTGTGGGTCGATGATCGGCGTCCATGGCGCACAGTACCGCATGAAGCAGTCGATGAGGTGCCGCTGGACGGGCTTCGGCGGGAGATCAAATACTCGCTGGTGCTGGAACAGCTGCATGTCCTCGTGATTGTCGGTGTCGAGGGCATCGTGGCCGGACTGGACCAGGGTCTCGTCAAAGGGGACACTGCCGCTGAGATACTCGCTGCGGCCGCTGTAGCTCTTCTCAGCGGAGAGGGCAGCGGCGGGCCTGTATGCGGTGCGCGGGTCCTCCCGGGAGGGGGACAGGCTGTTGGTGATTCTCTTCCGTTTGCGGGTGAACGGGCTGCTGGGTCAGTAGAGGACGATCTGACAATGGAGAGGCTTACAGGCACTCGGCCTTTGCTTTGACGCAGTTGCTACATGGCTGCTGTTTCTCCAGATCGCATTTCACCTGCTGCGGTTAACAGGTGCACGGAATGATTGGGCATCCTCCATACCTTTCTCTTGTGACAGATAATGCATGCTCTGATGACGGCGGGCATATTCCATATCTCGTCCACCCGATTCTTCGTATGTCAATCAGTTGATATCATTGAAGGACCGAAAATGAGGTCCAGGTAACCGGCGATTGCCGAGGAAACAAGTGGGCCGAACAAGGCACCAATCAAAATGCAGGATCATTCTAAGTCTGTTCAGTATCATGTTGATAGAAATGTTGATAGAAATAAGGATCACTGATATTGTTCTGGGATAGACCGCAAGAGGTGATGATCGTTATACTGTGTAGTTCCAAGCTTGTTCCTCATGCCGTAATCCTCCGGGTGCTGCATATGCCAGGCATCTCAGACAAGTACCTAGGACTCGTAGTCTAGTACTCTAGTGCAAATATAGGGTTCTCTTTTGATGCATATAGTCATGATTCCGGTTACCAAATTGAAGGAGAGACTGTAGAGGATACTGTTTGCATTGCATCAAAGTCCCTGTTGTTTTTATATAGTGCTGGACTCGATGCCCAGTCGCTGTGCACCTCCGCTAAAACTCTTCAACGAGCAAATAGGTTATAGGCTAAGAGGTTGTCATGCGACGTTTACATCTAGAATGTGAAGACCACCTCCTTGATCTATAGACTAATGCGGACTGCACAACAGCTTATAAGGAGACATCACTCTGGGCTCTGACATACTGACCAGGTAGCCTGATGCTATCCAACCAGGGATGTGTCGGACACCATGATGCAATGGCATATACTTGATCGTAGTAATCAGACTGCATCTTCTTGTCCTACCTTGTCTAACCAATCTGATCACCAGCAAGCGATCTGCCAATCTGCAGTTTGCAAGCGTCCTCGACTCACTGGCAGGTTCCTTGTTCTTGCTACTATAGTGGAACTACTTCAGGTGTGTCGTGCATCACCCGTCCCTGTGCCTAGATGCCTTGTCTAACTAGTTGTCTAGTTGTTCCTCACGGTGTTGATGTAAATTGTCTTCCTGGGGGGGTCATGCTACTAGAATCGACAGCGATGGACGCAAAAGTCAGAGACTAGTCTTTGCTGAAGGAGTAAGTGTAAACTAGCGATGTACAGTAACTACCTGGTTACTATAAGTCCTACACTTAGATGCCGCATTTCTCTACAAATCTCGCCATCTTAGTTAGTATTTCGTATTGGCCGCCGCCATAGCAGTAAGCTTTCACATATAGATAGATGAGATTCGAGTTCTACTTTCTTCATATCATTGCACGATTTTCTTTCCATCTAGTGCTTGGTATGTGCTATCCTCTTCCTGCACGGTGGTCATGCACCCCTACTCTCTCTGTGAGGAACTACGTAACTCTTTATATAGAGCAGCTGAAGGAAGCCTCGAGTATTACCATCAAGTCTCGTAGTCCTGCCTCTGCCTGATGCAGCTGACGACATTAAGCTGGAATAACTCCAACAAAGCCTATCTTGCCATAGTATCCCAACAATCACTGCCTTCCGTACGTCTTCGAGCATGATCTAATGTTGCTTTCGAGTTATCTTCCCTCCATGAATTTTGAGAACGTGATCTGTTTTTTCCAGGATTACTGAGTAGAAGAACTGACTACTCAGGCCAGTCTGGGGTCATACCACTCTGAAGGATGGCAGCAAGAATGTTTCCACCGCGCCTTGCATCCATATGGAATTGACCTGTAGAGATATTGCCATATCCTCTCGACATGGCACCATCCATTCATCCTGTCTGTACCTTTTCGTGCAGTAATTCCAAAGGGGGTAAGCGTCGATAAATGTCTTCAACCCGCTTCAACGATGAAGGGGCCGTCCCCGAGCCACCCGTGTCTCGATTTCCGTCCTTGTCAAGGCTTGAAGTTTACTGTGAACCAGGGAACAGAGTGGAAAGCTGACGGTGGACTGTGCCTAAAAGGCCGATATCCGGCTGATTACCAACGTGCCAAGCCACCACAAAGGGCCATTCTAGGGGTCTAGAGCCTTGACTGTGCGGGTTTGTGCTTTTACAATGTCAGAAGGAGAGTGGGTTATGCTGGGTTCACCCTGACCAGGTTCCGTGAAGGGTTCAGTGTTTTGTCACGGTCCTAGGGATTTGCTGCGGTTTCATCGGTGGGGGATAAAATCTGATCTCTGGAGGCTGCGAGAGGCCGAGGCTCCAACGCAGCCCGCAAGACACATTGCTCGATCGTTGCCTGTCCTGGCGCCCCATTTAGCAAGAGAAGCCGAGCATTGACCGACGAGCAGATTAAGAATCATATTAATAGCTTCTTTTCCTGGCTTTGCTGGCGGATGCATCCAGACTGGGCGGCTTACCTACCTGTTGCTGGGTCCGGTCCACTTGATCCCTTGGACTATTGGACTAAGTCTGAGTTTTTCGCCGTGTTTCCTCCGGGTTTTAGTGCAAAAACAGGACCAACGTTCTTGACAGCATTCACGGCTAATTGGCTCGTCTGCGGCGCCTGAGATGTAACCTCATTTCCCGGAAGACTGGCGGACTGGCGCCGGATTGGCCGGTAAATGACCAGAGGGGAGTCGGTTTGCCAAGTAGGATGTGACATGGACTGGACGTTGTCGTGCTCCTGAATCCTGCCCGTGGAAGAGGTTCAGATGTTTATATGTGGTGAGAGAGTACTCCGTCTGGCCAACATCCTTACGGTGTAGTCACCTCCACAAGGCTAGACTACCGTTAATAACAGCTGATCTGGTGGTCTCCGACGGCGATATCCTAGTCTAAATCTTTCGAGTCTGGTGCGCGCGGCGCCGGCTCCAACTCAGCTCATTTCATCCATTCATCAAGAATTAGTCCATCTCGCTAGACACTTCAGGGGATAGTGCCAAAGAGGCCCAAGAGTCCAATTTCCACCATTTCCCTGATAGCCATTCGGACGAGCCCAAAATTCCCGCTAACGCACTGGGGCTGACGCGATTTCGGGCCAAAACATCAGTCGCATCGACAAGAGCCGCAACATCCACCACTAGACAGAGCCTAACAGCCATGTCGCTTCAGCCTGGCTCAGGTCCAGGAGGGCATAGCCTCCCTCATAAGAGGACGAGTTCGCCTTCGGTGGTGGTTTGagtttttcttctttctcgtcgtccGGTTGTCCTTCGCTCGTTCCCCGATCGTATATAGATCGTCCATTCTTTTGCAGCAGCCATATTGCCCGCAGTCCACAGTTTACTCTAGCAGCACCATCTTACAGTCCTTCCTTCGGTTACGAATAAAATGCGTCTCTCCATTGCGTCTGTCGTCTCCTGCCTGGCGGCTCTCGCCATGGCCGCGACCAAGCCCGACTACACCCAGGACCCCACGGGAAATGCCATCCTCAAGCCCGGCCTGAACGAATTGGTCCCGGCTGGCAAGCCGTACACAATCACATGGGATCCCACTACCACCGGGCCGGTCTCGCTGGTGCTCCTGCGCGGTCCCAGCACCAATGTGGTGCCCATTGAGACGCTGGCCGACAGCATCCCCAACTCCGGCAGCTTTTCCTGGACTCCCAGCACCTCGCTCGAGCCCGACACCACCCACTACGGTCTGCTACTCGTGGTCGAAGGCACCGGCCAGTACCAGTACTCGACCCAGTTTGGTATCTCCAACCCTGGCTACACTGGCTCGACTTCCCAGTCGTCTTCGACCAGCCCGACCGCCACCGAGACCAAGTCTTCTTCCGCGACGGAGTCCTCTTCTTCGAAGTCCTCGACCACTGGCAAGCCCGAGACGACGACGACTACTCCTCCTACGACTACCGCGATTTCTGGCTCGGCCAGTGCCGACTCCACCACTACCGCCTCGGAGACCCCCGCCACTACCCTCGTCACCCAGAGCAGCACCGCCAACGTGCCCACCTCGACTGTGGTCGTATCTGTTCCTAACAGCTCTGCCGGCTCTTCGTCGGGTGCCTCTGGCTCTCCCAGCCAATCCAGCACCCCGTCCCCCTCGCCCACTCTCTCGAGCGGAGGAGACCGCAAGGCGATCAGCCTGGGAGCGGTTGTAGTGGGAGCGTTCGCCGTGATGGCTTTCTAAGTCGATGGGACCACAGCCCGAGTGGTGCTATGTATGTAGCTAATAGCTAATGACTGTTTTACCTGAATataccccccccccctggATATGAAATACAAGTATACTATGTTATGGTTGACTATAGACCCTGGGTATGAAACACGGTATCGTCGTGGTGGCTGCAGTGACGTCGCCGCTGCAAATCATTATCATCCATAGTCCCAatttcttgatttcttttcgTCGTTTCATATATCGAATTTTTGGTCGCGATGAAGGTAGATGATGTGCCAGACTGACCCCAGCAGCAGACGATATGGACCCGTCACAATGCCCTCGCTCAGCATCTACCGCATAGCAAGTGGCGGACATGCTGCCTACTGGCGTCGCCATCCGCAACCACCGCGACGAAGCCATCTTCGCCAACCACCGCTTCCGCAACCTCATGACCAAGCGCGACCTGCGCTCCTTTGACTGCTGGCCACAATCCGTCCATCCCGACGAATACGACCGCCTCGCGACCGCCTACCACGACGCCTCCCGTGCCCAGCAGCCCCTCTGCATCCAGTACCGCACCCGCGACGATGACTGTCCCTGACGGCTACTCACCCCTCGGCCCGATGGGCTTCGACGAGCGCGCCCTCTTCGGCCTCACCAGCGCCGGCGGCGCCATCTACACTATCGCCGACATCACCCAGGAAAAGACCGCCGAGCTTTCCCAGCGGCAAATCGCCGAGGAAGTTCAGCAGCGCAAGACCCAGCAGGAGCGGTTCATCGACATGATCAGCCACGAAGTACGGAACCCGCTCTCCGCCATCCTGCACTGCACCGAGGACATTCTCAACGCGGTGCACCGGATCCGGGACGGGGCAGAGCACGCCGGAGGAGACGCATGCGACGATTGTCAGTCGGCGGCTGTGTCATCAGCACGGGGGCGAGATCGGGATGAGttccaaggaagacgagggcAGCACGTTTGGGTTCGTCTTTGCCGTCCGGAAAAGCGAAGGCGTGGAGA carries:
- a CDS encoding putative acyl-CoA dehydrogenase; the encoded protein is MMDPATSSQPATADRGSFTTPEPLQNTYTTDANLHRLLSWYLPSSTYQSIQSNLTQLGEEAISPQIREWSADAERHQPYVKGYNVWGQRYDYDRLVTSEGWKQLSRWGARHGVVALGYDPSYGASRRLVQYTVNYLYGPSSGLTSCPVAMTDGAALILSQQLQQHAFPEDHPFRVVFNRLTSRNEDFWTSGQWMTERAGGSDVQNTETWATHDPVPASSTASNNNITNNNPLGTLGEGEYSISGFKFFSSATDANVTLLLAKTAPSGKLSTFLAPLRRTITGPNQAPREVTNGVRIHRLKNKLGTKELPTAELELRDMRAHLVGPRDKGVATIAPLLNVTRTHTFIGSLGAWRRALSIARAFSRARSTVGEPLWLIPMHLRLLAEVEVRQRAAMQLGFFTVAVMGVVENPGDPGAAVPAHVPNGADATVVFRALTAVSKAVISKMAIVGIQECQEAMGGVGYMDEPDEPEFNVSRLLRNTAVNSIWEGTTNVLASEMVRFLLARENFAVFAAWVERVLGMIRGERVAHALGMAWTAFKGKAAREVASVLADGRRVMFTLAWILMGALLALDAERDGDAVAAEVARRWVLAGEGGVGDTVHRDIVKPYAAEADADEKDHARWDCRIVWGQELPAIQVAGHRSLKTNKL
- a CDS encoding GPI anchored serine-threonine rich family protein → MRLSIASVVSCLAALAMAATKPDYTQDPTGNAILKPGLNELVPAGKPYTITWDPTTTGPVSLVLLRGPSTNVVPIETLADSIPNSGSFSWTPSTSLEPDTTHYGLLLVVEGTGQYQYSTQFGISNPGYTGSTSQSSSTSPTATETKSSSATESSSSKSSTTGKPETTTTTPPTTTAISGSASADSTTTASETPATTLVTQSSTANVPTSTVVVSVPNSSAGSSSGASGSPSQSSTPSPSPTLSSGGDRKAISLGAVVVGAFAVMAF
- a CDS encoding transcription factor domain-containing protein — translated: MPAVIRACIICHKRKVKCDLEKQQPCSNCVKAKAECLPFTRKRKRITNSLSPSREDPRTAYRPAAALSAEKSYSGRSEYLSGSVPFDETLVQSGHDALDTDNHEDMQLFQHQRVFDLPPKPVQRHLIDCFMRYCAPWTPIIDPQWLTAETPSPLLLQAVLLAGSRVSAPSADVSSKDFYRKAKLLYFFGSGNNSLISIVSACLLHWYNPVGPEKVSTDTSGFWIRTAGAMAFQIGLHKEPAAHAKDRGLRRRLWWALVVRDNIISAGTGRPRTINLRDSDVLPPRVDDFDIQNDKAQLFVAYTTICLLLGDTVEGCLRQTLSLDRRSQLENALYRWINQALPSLRAAAPPDPLSSTHEFEVNQLLVVYLAILIILHRSPTPNSVPSAASLVAASGIAGLFETFHQKDQLQYLGPIFALYGLSAGLSLLSAYRYEPLKETAEYELSTIKLCLQTLSKRWRSAVGPIRALDRLTEQVRRQPLFEGNVPSLGPGLVDFFNGIDRRLCRQWGVIQGERMVARPVSTLETAKHDVMPFDGYMDILDQNWEGSGFDWSGSWLLDI
- a CDS encoding putative GPI anchored protein translates to MRPLSILLVVSGALALNPLHPVRIPNNNTLVSELTTDIVSDPLAKRWTCPSTCSTNICCENGLCVWSLSDVCCGSYFCNSGESCCGTGCMPRGADCCGVQGYCPSGERCMTVNGKLGCCPNGDCSKEDTVNYYTEKEYTTTYDTTTYTAVKYRWYSWTVTWTYWVTFYTYYIPSTASIRTSTVTTTSTIVSVKATDSSDASSSFTRLSATMSFYTPASATNPVTPTDVTAASIPTIVSGDDGRSNGNSGSGGNGGVGISVNGVIGGPGGDLNAANATRRFGWETALTLSIVLGTGLLMIYL
- a CDS encoding oleate hydratase, whose amino-acid sequence is MTVAFDFRIRPWSQSRGMTTQVRPQGELRSYNANLLSNGSLINSCLHRIIPTGYKMSGPSSRATSLFSSYPSTPVPSMVSRDPDSLDAWILGSGIASLTAAVHLIREAKVPPSRIHILETLSEPGAGSVSKGDAESGYHFRAECMPQFCGNRMEELLALVPSERPGKTVWDDIREYFEEHVSKKASRTRFLARQKNGLERIGRRRLHLGVKDRMDLFRLSSRAEDGLGRSRIQDHFSEGFFRTEYWLVPSTLFGFRPCHSAVEFRRLIQHFPHDIQTHHPHPLDRLRFNLHESVVAPVARFLQAQGVDFRFNTTTTDIIVEPAQEPTRVTTLRTVYKREREVTIDLGPQDIIIVSLGSVLSGASYGSNTKPPSLEMMEIEKDLDDNWLLWLELASKHPKFGNAYNFCTRLRESRVAYFTVTAKNPAVFEKMLAIIGDDPATGSLVTLRDSNWLITLNMPRQPLFPDQPDGVRVFWGYALEPENHGDFVKKQMLSCSGEEMLTEVLHQLDLPVDEILPQTITVPCVMPRLTAVLLPRSNGDRPQVVPPGMSNMGLIGQFVDIPDEMVTMDYMVRGAQMAVHQLMGLEREMKKSKKGSTVSLLGFPKD
- a CDS encoding putative sensor histidine kinase/response regulator, which codes for MLPTGVAIRNHRDEAIFANHRFRNLMTKRDLRSFDCWPQSVHPDEYDRLATAYHDASRAQQPLCIQYRTRDDDSRPLRPHQRRRRHLHYRRHHPGKDRRAFPAANRRGSSAAQDPAGAVHRHDQPRSTEPALRHPALHRGHSQRGAPDPGRGRARRRRRMRRLSVGGCVISTGARSG